Part of the Lolium rigidum isolate FL_2022 chromosome 6, APGP_CSIRO_Lrig_0.1, whole genome shotgun sequence genome, TGTGCATACAACAAAAGTACTCgctccgttccatattagttgtctcGGATTTGGATATATCTATACATAATTTGATGTGTCTAAATctgcgacaactaatatggaaagGAAGGAGTACAAAATATATGTTTGCTACTACTACTCTCTCTTTATCGACTTATAAGACGACTAGAACATTTATTGGAAAAAATCCAGCGATCCCACACTTAAAATGCTACCATGATATATTttctcaaaattcaaatttataaGTGTAAAAAATTAATTAAAAAGTTATTACTCgcaagatgtgtgtttacaattcccaaaaaattaaaacaaaatttcAAATACACTTGGAGATATATAGAAGGCAAACCCAACATGAATAGTGTCAAGAATACAAAAAAATATTCACTATTTTTTCTTGAATGGTCACCGGAGGGGGAGAGATTCCCCACCTAAATTTTATTTCAAAAGTGGCTCAAAAACCAGATGTTTACAACAGAGGCAAGATGAaaagatcgtatgccgcacctagaggggggtgaataggtgctaccaaatttttatttctttttcactttaggcttgacacaaaggtaaattatctatatatgcaactatgtgaatttacctagatgACAAGATACACTATCACTAAGCAAGATATAACAAAGCAATAAAGGatggaggtaaccgagagtggagcacgcggagacataagggatgattcccgtagttccttcctttggaggggaagtacgtctacgttggaggggtgtggttTCCACTAAGACCAAACCAACGTCACAAAGGCCTCGCCCTATTCTCcgatgagcaacgccacgaaggcctagctcacttgtccactaagggatttccatgAGGCAGAAACCGGGTCTTTACAagattcttggggcacacatccacaagtgaatgggaggctcccaaggttgttacaacacaacaacaagTTATCAATAAAGTaaacaacaactagggtttcgAAAGGAAACACTAGCAAAAGGGCCCTCAAGTGAATGGGGGGAaaatgcaaatcgctttggtgaagatatggatcggggtcttctccttcgattctccaaagatcaagagttttgggtggttgagggaggagatgaaGTGACTGTAGTGGCCCAGTTGGAGGTGGTGTTCTTGAGAAAATCGAGCAGCTTGAGCTtggggaagaagaggggtatttataccccctcataaaatcgagccgttggtgaAGTCTGGGGCCGAATTATCCGGCCTAAGTGAGAGCCGGAATATCAGGCCAATAAACGGTGGGGGTGGGTCCAGTGGCTCTTTTTCgtaagtccttagccatttttagggGCCGGATATTTAATATAGATCAAGATCTGCACCACTTAACACACATTAATGTATCACAAGTGTTTTCATTAAACACACAAAATCGTAATGgtagagagatgttctttcacaagGGATAAAAGAGAGCAGAAGGGGGATAAAGTTAGGAAGATGTTGTCACTATCACTGTGGAGTTTTGACGGCACACTCTCCTTCCAAAGGAAGGCGACGCCGCGACACATGCCAACGAGACGTTGGAGAACTGGGAGCGAATATCGAGGATTTGCATTAGAAGTGAAGAGGCTAACTTCCAATACCTTCTCCCCGCTCCAAAAACCTTTTTTTTGCGATCAATCAAAAAATCTCTTTTTGGAAGtgagtttttttattttctacGTATTATCTCTGTCTATAAAAGGATATcataagtttgtctaaatttagatatatttagACACTCTTTACTTCTTTAGTACATAGAtccattcaaatttagataaatcttcaaAAAAATTTATGGATTGAGGAGTATATTATCTTATCTTGCGATCAATTGATGGTGGAGACAAGCTCGAGCTGAACACACCCTTCTTCGAGCGGACGTACATGCTATCATCACAAGATGTCACGCTGCAATACAACACCCGTGTACGGTACACGTACACAATACATACTCTTCCTGATCTTCTCTACCATACTCGTGCAGCCGTGCGTGTGCGCGTATGGTTTCTTGGCTGACTCCTTGCATACACACACGCTGTCAGAGCTGTcagtcctctcctcttctctccccgctcgccCCTTCTTCTCCCTGCTCATCTGCTCCTCCTAGCTCCCGCCACCTACCTCCCGGCGCAACATAGACCAGATCTGGCCTCCCGAGCTGCAGATCCGACTCGAGTTCTCCTCCCATCTTACTCATCGTTTCTTGCCCAAGACCCAACTCTCCGAGAGTGAGACCGAGATCGATCGAGTTCAGACATGGGGAAGAAGCCCAAGTGGCTGGGCGCCGTCAAGAAGGTCTTCAGCCCCGAATCCAAGGACGAGGTCAGCTCGCCCCGCCCTCTCGCTGCTCCCCTTCCCTCCCCCTAACCCGATTTCCTGCAATGCGACTGAATTTCTAACCAAAAAACCAATCTTTCAATCTTGCAGAAATTGAGGAGGAGGtttgccgccaccgccggcgccggcgccagcgccagCGCGCCGTACCAGCTGGATCTGACGCCCTCCGCCTCCCTGGAGGCCCATGCTTCAGCCCTCCCGCCTGCCGACACCGACGACTTCGACTACGAGGCTCATGCTGTTCCTGCTCCAGTCCCAGCCCCGGTCCCGGTACCAGTCGCGGTGATTGGAGAGGAGCAGCAGCGACATGAGCACCAACAACACGAGCATGCCGCGCCAGCTACGGAGGCACTCCCTGTTGCTGCGCCGGAGGCCGCCGTCGCGGTCTCCTCTAGCTTCTCGGAGGAAATTGCCGCAACCAAGATCCAAACCGCCTTCCGAGGTCACCTGGTAGTGTCAGAAGAACTCATTACCTCAATTCAAGCTCCTAGATATGCATCATCTGGAACAATATATTTGTTTTACATATAGTTATTGGGTGAAGGCCATGAAACAGAAACATAGTTTGAACAGTTCGCTGTCAATTTAGGGAGAAACAAAAATGGCAATCACTCACATTTTTAAATCATCGATAACTTGTAACTGTATCCTGAACTTGCAACTCTGTTTTTAGTTTCCCTTCATATAGTTCACTTGTGATTGGCAAGCTTTAACTCATCGTCATCGATCATATATTTCTTTTTGATGCATTTGCTTAATCTGACGACCTGCAGGTAAGACATGCATGCTAGAATTAGAAAACAGCTCGTACACAAATTGTTTGCGCTAATAGTTGATAATTCAGTCGGTTATTATCTTCCCTTGTGCTAGTTGTCTGTCTTTCTCTGTGTGGCAGATTGTCTGTCATTGCCTTAGCGGGAATATCTAACTTGACACTTTGTGTTATCTTAATACAGCCTCGACTGATATTTTTATCACGCACCAGAATTTTCTTTCTCCTGTTATGAATGTACCGAGTGAATTACTGATACCCATTTCCCCCATGAATATCTAGGCAAGGAGGGCACTGCGAGCATTAAAAGGGCTGGTCAGGTTGAAGTCACTCGTTGAAGGCCACTCTGTTAAGCGCCAGGCCACAAGCACGCTTCGGTGTATGCAGACTCTCTCCCGAGTCCAGTCCAAGATACGCACAAGGAGGATCAAGATGTCTGAGGAGAACCAGGCTCTTCAGCGTCAGCTCTTGTTGAATCAGGAACTTGAGAGTCTAAGGGTATGCAAATATCATGCTGACACTCTTTGTACTAAAATATTTTAAACCTCTATACTGTTTGTGTACTGAATTCCTAGGGGTGATTCCAGTGCGAGATGTAGAACCTCTTCTGAAATTCTTCCTGTAGCTGACAAAAAATACGAGCAATCGAGCAGTACCATTGTCGGACACTTGGACCTGAACTGAATGAACCTGTGGCAAATACTGCGAGTTCTTTTACTTGTCACTACTGGGAGATAGAATATGGAGATGGTTTTTAAATCCCACTCTTTAACCTCAAGTTAAAATCTAACACGTTGGCTTGTAGTTAGGTGTGTCCTCTCTGAAGTCTGAACAATCACTGCCATATTGCAGAGTTTGAATTGATAGTCAGGATTTCTCTACTTTCAATCTGACTCTGCATTTGCTGTTCTTTTATACAAGATGACTTTTGTTTGGCCATTTAAGAAAAACACCAGTTAGCATTTCCAGAAATTAAAAGAGTGATGTACCCTGCAATTCAAGATATAAACCTTGTGAAATTCAGAACATCTTTAGCTAGTTATAAGGAGGGGTTTGGGATGTTAGCACTTTAATCTGTTCTTTGTTTTTATTCGTTTTTTAAAATTGACATTTCTAAGCATGCTGAAAGCACAACCACATGAGAATGCAAGTAACGAAACTTCCCTGTTGTTGTAATAGATGGGAGATCAGTGGAACACCAGCCTGCAATCCAAGGAGCAAATCGAGGCTGGCCTCGTAAGCAAGCAAGAGGCTGCAGCTAGAAGAGAAAGAGCACTTGCATATGCATTTTCCCACCAGGTTGGTTGCATCACAGCAGTTCCCAACCGCCATGTTGGGTTTTCATTCACAGTCTTAGGTATGCTGATAATATTTTGGACCTTCCTGATTTTCAACAGTGGAAGAGTACCTCGAGGTCTACCAACCCGATGTTTGTGGATCCAAACAACCCACACTGGGGCTGGAGTTGGTTGGAGCGATGGATGGCAGCGAGGCCTGCAGCTGAGGGTCGCAATGGGACGAACGAGAAAGAGAGCAACACCGATCGCATGTCGGTCAATAGTACCAGCTTGAACCTCAGTGAAGGCGGGGAGATTACAAAGGTTGATAGCCGCTTGGACTCCAACCCTGACAAGCCCTCGCCCACAACTCCGAAACCATTCCGTCCTGCGGTCTCCAGGCAGTCCCCTGCAACGCCCTCAAGTAGTGGGGCATCGCCGGCGCTGGCAAGCAAGAAGACCACAACACCAAAGAATGGCTCGTGCGTACCTGGGGGCGATGATGACGCGAAAAGCGTGTTCAGTGTCCAGTCTGAACGGCCCCGGAGGCACAGCATTGGCACATCTTCCGTGCGTGACGACACGAGCTTGTCAGGCTCTTCCCCATCGTCGGTACCGAGCTACATGGTGCCGACGAAGTCGGCCAGGGCAAAGACCCGTCTCCAGAGCCCGGTGGCCAAGGAGAGCACTACTGAGACACTGGAGAAAGGCTGGTCGTCTGTTGGTTCTGTGAAGAAGAGGCTGTCGTTTCCAGCTGGAGTGGCGCCATCACCGCCGCCGAGGAGGCGGCATTCTGGCCCTCCCAAGGTACCACAGGCGACCGTTGAAAGCAATGCTGAATGAGACTCATCCGATGATTAAGGGCCCGGGGGAGGAGGGGA contains:
- the LOC124661154 gene encoding protein IQ-DOMAIN 2-like encodes the protein MGKKPKWLGAVKKVFSPESKDEKLRRRFAATAGAGASASAPYQLDLTPSASLEAHASALPPADTDDFDYEAHAVPAPVPAPVPVPVAVIGEEQQRHEHQQHEHAAPATEALPVAAPEAAVAVSSSFSEEIAATKIQTAFRGHLARRALRALKGLVRLKSLVEGHSVKRQATSTLRCMQTLSRVQSKIRTRRIKMSEENQALQRQLLLNQELESLRMGDQWNTSLQSKEQIEAGLVSKQEAAARRERALAYAFSHQWKSTSRSTNPMFVDPNNPHWGWSWLERWMAARPAAEGRNGTNEKESNTDRMSVNSTSLNLSEGGEITKVDSRLDSNPDKPSPTTPKPFRPAVSRQSPATPSSSGASPALASKKTTTPKNGSCVPGGDDDAKSVFSVQSERPRRHSIGTSSVRDDTSLSGSSPSSVPSYMVPTKSARAKTRLQSPVAKESTTETLEKGWSSVGSVKKRLSFPAGVAPSPPPRRRHSGPPKVPQATVESNAE